CTCGGGCTTGGGTGGGATGGTGAAGTCGCTGGCGAAACCGCGAATTTCGCCGATGGCGCCCGCGTCGAGTAGCGCGCGCACGGCGGCGTGCTGGGAGTGGTGCAGGAACATGTAGTTCTCCAACAGCACCAGTCCGCGTTCCTTGGCCAGTTCGAGCAACCTGGCGGTGTCGGCGAGGCTCGCCGTCATCGGTTTCTCGACGAGGACGTGCTTGCCCGCCAGAAGAGTCGTCTCGACCCATTCGGCGTGCATGAGCGCCGGCAACGGGATGTAGACCGCGTCGACGTCCGGGCTGTCCAGCAACCGTTCGTATCCGGTGATCGGTCGTCCCCCGAACCGTGCGGTGAACTTCGCGGCCTTCGCGGCACGTCGGCTCGCGATGGCGACGACGTCGATGGAGGGATTGGCGACCATCGCGGGGAGAGTGCGCCGCCAGGCGATGTCCGCGCATCCCAACACGCCCATACGCAGTCGTGGGGCGTTCGCTGAATTCATCTCGACAGAACTCCGCTCGGTTGTGAGGACGAGGCGCCGGTGACGCGACGATCGTGGTCAGAGGTCGTTCAAGCGCTCGTAGTGCGCCAGTGTGGATCGATAGTGGGGAAGCAGACCGGCCGCCGCGGCGGCGGACAAGGTGGGAGCCGCAGCGTCCTTGGCGGACATCACGGGCTCGCCGGAGAGCTTCCACGGAATGCCGAGCTCCGGGTCGAGTGGGTTGATCTCCAGCATCGTGCCGTGCTGGTACGCCTCGGAGCAGACGAAGGTCACACAGGTGTCGTCGGTCAGGGCCTGGAACGCGTGACCGATCCCGTCGGACAGATACAGGGCCGTGCCCTGCCCGGCTTGCTGGTGGAAGACCTCGTAGCGACCGAAGGTGGGCGACCCGGTACGCAGGTCCACGGCCACGTCGAGAATTTCCCCTCGCACGCAGGTCACGAGTTTGGCCTGCCCCGGCGGAAGCAACGTGCCGTGGATGCCACGGATGGTGTCGCGGCAGCTTATCGAGTAGTGGAACTGTCCCATTCGGAACGGGTACCCGATCGCCTCGGAGAGGTCGTCGCTGCGGAACGCCTCGTAGAAGAACCCTCGTCGGTCGAAGTGACGTTGTGCCCGGAGGTGGAACGCGTTGGGCAGTGATGTCTCGGTGATCGTCAAGCTACTCATGTCGGCCTGGCTCTCCGAAGCGGGAGGGAACGGGTCAGTACAGGGAGTGCAGACACGCCAGCAGACTGCGGGCCTCGATGTTGAGGTAGTGGCCGTGCCTGAGAAGGTCCATCAGCTGACGTACGGTCATCCAGCGGAAGTTCGGTGGTGGTTCGGCGGGCACGTCCTCGCCGACCTCGATGATCTGGTAACGGGTCAACGCTTCGTAGAAACGTCCGCCCTCCTCGGAGAGAACCTGGTCGTAGTGCACTCGAACGTCCGGGGAACTCAAGGAGTGGCGAAGAAAGTCCTCGTGCACGGAGGAGAGTTCCTCGCCGGGGAGCAGGTGCACCGTCGGTGCCATCTCCACGAGGTCCATCAGGCCGTACTCGGGACGCGCCTGGACCAGTACGTGCAGCACTCCGTCGAATTGCCTCACCAGGAAGACCGCTCGTCCTTCCCCGCGAGGGAACAGCAACGGCTGCGTCCACCGTTTCACCTCGCGGGTTCCGGCTTCGACCGCGACCGCGATGATGCGGAAATGACGTTGGTGCTCGTCGCTGATCTCCTCCTCGCCGCGAATCCAGCCGGTCACCTTCGACAGCGGAGTCAGGCGTGCGGTCCAGTCGCAGCGAGTCTTGGCATCGGTGAACCAACTGAGGATCTCGCCGGTCGTGTGGCGAGCTCCGCCGGCGCCGCCCCCGCTGCGGCAGGAACGGATGAGCGCGGCGGTGAACTCGTCCCCGGAGTCGGTCCCACTCGGCTCGAACGGAAAACAGGACAGCACCGTACGGGCGTCCATGTTGATGAGATTGTCGATCCTGCTCAACTCGCGAAGTTGGGCGAGACTGAGCCAGCAGTAGTCCTCGTGCAGCGGGATGTCCTCGGTGACCTGCACGACCATGTTCCGGTTCCGCTTGCGCCAGAACCAGGCGCCCTGCTCCGACTGCAGCACGTCGACCAACACCTTCCCCCGGCGATGGCCAAGGAAGTACTCCAGGTACCTCGTCGCCGCACCTCGGTGGACGCGCGTGTAGTTGCTCCGCGTGGCCTGCACGGTGGGAGAGAGCTGGAGTGTGTTGACGTTGCCCGGCTCCATCTTCGCCTGCATGAGACAGTGCAGGACGCCGTCGAACTCCTTGACGATGATCCCGAGGACGCCGATCTCCGGTTGGTTGATGACGGGCTGCGACCAGATGTCGAGACCATCGGTGCGGACCTGGAGCCCCTCGACGGTGAAGAACTTGCCGCTGGAGTGCACGAGGTTTCCCGTGTCGTCGTCGAAGGCCCAGGCATCCAGCTCCGGGAAGGAAATGCGCTCGACGGAGAAGTGGCTGGCTCGGTGACGTTGGGCCCACCACGCGTGGAACTGGTCGAGTGAGGAGCCGGGGAGGAGTCCCGGCGTCGCCGAGCGGCCGTCGTCCCGCGGTGGTGAGGTGATGAGTCGCTCCCTCACGATGTTCCCTCCTGTCCTCGCGGCGCCGCGACGGGCCGGTGGCACGTGATGGCTGGGGTCAGAGCGTGGCCAGTACCCGATGGAGTGTGTCGATCACGCGTTCCTGCTCGCTGTCGCCGAGCGAGGGATACATGGGAAGCGAGAAGATCTGGTCGGCCGTGTTCTCCGTGACCGGAAGCGAGCCTTTGCCGTAGCCGAGGTGGGCGAATCCGGACTGAGTGTGTACCGGCCACGGATAGCTGATGTTCAGTGAGATGTCGTGCTTCTTCAGCTCCGCGATGATGCGGTCCCGTGCCGGGTGCCGCACGACGTACACGTAGTAGACGTGCTCGTTGCCGGGCGCCACGGTCGGAGTGATCAGTTCGGTTCCGGCGAACGCCTCCGCGTAGCGGGCGGCGATGGTACGGCGGCGGGCGATGTAGTCGCCGAGCCTCGTGAGCTTGCGCCGGAGGATCTCCGCCTGTACCTCGTCGAGCCTGCTGTTGTAGCCGGGGGTCTCGACCACGTAGTAGACGCTTTCCATTCCGTAGTAACGGAGGCGACGGAGCCGGGCGTCGGTCTCCGCGTCGTTGCTCAGTACGGCGCCACCGTCGCCGTACGCGCCGAGGACCTTGGTGGGGTAGAAGGAGTACGCGGCGCAGTCCCCCATCGATCCCGCAATCCGGCCGTGATAGGTGGCTCCGTGAGCCTGGGCGCAGTCCTCCAGTATGGGAAGTCCGTGCTTGCTCGCGATGGCGCGAAGAGCGTCCATGTCCACGCACTGCCCGTAGAGGTGGACGGGCAGCAGGCATTTCGTCCGTTCCGTGATGACGGACTCCACCTGGTCGACGTTCATGAGGTACGTGTCCGGATGCACGTCGACGAAGACGGGGGTCGCGCCCACCGCGTCGATGGCGAGCACGGTGGGGGCCGCGGTGTTCGACACGGTGATGACTTCGTCGCCCGCGCCGATGCCGAGTGCTCGTAGTGCCAGCACGATGGCGTTGGTGCCGTTGTCCACCCCTACGCAGTGGGGAACACCGTGATACGCGGCGAACTCGCGTTCGAACGCCTTCACACTCTCTCCGAGAATGAGCCGCCCGGAACGGAAAACTGTCTCGACGGCATCCATGATGTCGTCCCGCTCTTTTTCGAACTCGGGAAGGTAACCCCAGACCGACAAGGTCATTTCGGTGTCTCACTCCCTGTGGGGAATATCGAGGGCCGGTCAGACGAGCTGTTTGAGGAGATCCACTCCGAGCACGTTCCAGTCTTCGCGGTGGATGGCCAGAACCGTGACGTCCCAGGTGCAGCCGTGAAAGAAGACGTGATCCCGCAGGACGGCCTCCTCCCGCACCATCGCCGTGTGTTCCTCACCGAAGGCGAGGGACTCCACGCCCGACCTGGTGACGTGAAAGTACACCTTTCTGATACGCCACATCGAGAACGCGAAGTTCGTGGTCAAGGCCGTGGCATCGCGGACGATCCCGGAGGGCTGGTCCGTGCGGACGTTGACCTCGACCCGCACGTGACCGGCGGGGTTCGGCTCCGAGATGGTGGCGAGTCCCACGAGTTCGTCCGTCTCCTTGAGGCGAACCAGAA
The window above is part of the Saccharomonospora glauca K62 genome. Proteins encoded here:
- a CDS encoding Gfo/Idh/MocA family protein, giving the protein MNSANAPRLRMGVLGCADIAWRRTLPAMVANPSIDVVAIASRRAAKAAKFTARFGGRPITGYERLLDSPDVDAVYIPLPALMHAEWVETTLLAGKHVLVEKPMTASLADTARLLELAKERGLVLLENYMFLHHSQHAAVRALLDAGAIGEIRGFASDFTIPPKPEGDIRYQQDVGGGAFLDFGGYPVRAALHFLGHGLDVVGAVFRYDTVTNVVMSGSILLATTTGIPAQLSFGMEHSYRTHYELRGSTGRLFLDRAFTPPESYQPVVRIERQDYREERVLPPDHQFANVLAFFVDAVLEGVDLEPHHTGTLAQAELIDRIRDAASVQKI
- a CDS encoding dTDP-4-dehydrorhamnose 3,5-epimerase family protein, with protein sequence MSSLTITETSLPNAFHLRAQRHFDRRGFFYEAFRSDDLSEAIGYPFRMGQFHYSISCRDTIRGIHGTLLPPGQAKLVTCVRGEILDVAVDLRTGSPTFGRYEVFHQQAGQGTALYLSDGIGHAFQALTDDTCVTFVCSEAYQHGTMLEINPLDPELGIPWKLSGEPVMSAKDAAAPTLSAAAAAGLLPHYRSTLAHYERLNDL
- a CDS encoding NDP-hexose 2,3-dehydratase family protein, yielding MRERLITSPPRDDGRSATPGLLPGSSLDQFHAWWAQRHRASHFSVERISFPELDAWAFDDDTGNLVHSSGKFFTVEGLQVRTDGLDIWSQPVINQPEIGVLGIIVKEFDGVLHCLMQAKMEPGNVNTLQLSPTVQATRSNYTRVHRGAATRYLEYFLGHRRGKVLVDVLQSEQGAWFWRKRNRNMVVQVTEDIPLHEDYCWLSLAQLRELSRIDNLINMDARTVLSCFPFEPSGTDSGDEFTAALIRSCRSGGGAGGARHTTGEILSWFTDAKTRCDWTARLTPLSKVTGWIRGEEEISDEHQRHFRIIAVAVEAGTREVKRWTQPLLFPRGEGRAVFLVRQFDGVLHVLVQARPEYGLMDLVEMAPTVHLLPGEELSSVHEDFLRHSLSSPDVRVHYDQVLSEEGGRFYEALTRYQIIEVGEDVPAEPPPNFRWMTVRQLMDLLRHGHYLNIEARSLLACLHSLY
- a CDS encoding DegT/DnrJ/EryC1/StrS family aminotransferase; amino-acid sequence: MTLSVWGYLPEFEKERDDIMDAVETVFRSGRLILGESVKAFEREFAAYHGVPHCVGVDNGTNAIVLALRALGIGAGDEVITVSNTAAPTVLAIDAVGATPVFVDVHPDTYLMNVDQVESVITERTKCLLPVHLYGQCVDMDALRAIASKHGLPILEDCAQAHGATYHGRIAGSMGDCAAYSFYPTKVLGAYGDGGAVLSNDAETDARLRRLRYYGMESVYYVVETPGYNSRLDEVQAEILRRKLTRLGDYIARRRTIAARYAEAFAGTELITPTVAPGNEHVYYVYVVRHPARDRIIAELKKHDISLNISYPWPVHTQSGFAHLGYGKGSLPVTENTADQIFSLPMYPSLGDSEQERVIDTLHRVLATL
- a CDS encoding GNAT family protein, which codes for MLYPHTESRRISLCPASASDAPAAYELLFRMGHGGLPTIDQFVSGFGRGMAAYFLVRLKETDELVGLATISEPNPAGHVRVEVNVRTDQPSGIVRDATALTTNFAFSMWRIRKVYFHVTRSGVESLAFGEEHTAMVREEAVLRDHVFFHGCTWDVTVLAIHREDWNVLGVDLLKQLV